One Fusarium poae strain DAOMC 252244 chromosome 4, whole genome shotgun sequence DNA window includes the following coding sequences:
- a CDS encoding hypothetical protein (SECRETED:SignalP(1-23)~TransMembrane:1 (n7-18c23/24o469-486i)~CAZy:AA12), whose product MAPILRVTATTLASTLLFSLSEAQDCKFQTLKTSYPSPVTAENWSYGLIANELRRPRGILFDSKGALIVIDSGNGILHFELEDGGGTCLQVRKKTTLLEQDNLNHGLAISKDGRTLFASSSNDVFAWSYDPSKVTIDNSTVQTLVTNMANSGHTSRTLLISDKNPDILLVSRGSAGNDDRGAEDQETGRSQIRAYNISSFTSGSDKKPQPYDYLDGRRLGWGLRNSVGLAENPETGGIFSVENSADQLHRNGEDIHKDNPGEEMNFHGYLNGSREHQGGNYGYPHCYTLWSTDDFPNLGSLKVGDQFPADRQSRRNKDDTNPTDKECNTDYVAPVLAFQAHTAPLDMKFDEDGNNAYVSFHGSWNREPPVGYQISEIAFEDGQPKDSSRSNSAATPIIYNEKLSNCPDDCFRPVGLAWDPQGRLWFSSDKTGEIFVLNHKKEDSGSSSKGDDSDDDDDNDNSAFSLRPGSAALIVTMAAVVMGGLLA is encoded by the exons ATGGCGCCGATCCTCCGCGTTACCGCCACCACTTTGGCTTCAAcgcttctcttttctctatCTGAAGCCCAGGATTGCAAATTCCAAACCCTCAAGACATCATACCCATCCCCCGTCACTGCCGAGAACTGGAGCTATGGCCTTATTGCCAACGAGCTTAGACGGCCCCGAGGCATTCTGTTTGACAGCAAGGGTGCTCTCATTGTCATAGATTCCGGAAATGGTATTCTCCATTTCGAACTCGAGGATGGAGGAGGAACATGCCTGCAGGTCAGGAAGAAGACAACCCTGCTTGAGCAGGACAAT TTGAATCATGGTCTCGCCATTTCCAAAGATGGCCGTACTCTCTTTGCTTCTTCCTCTAATGATGTCTTTGCGTGGTCCTATGACCCATCGAAGGTCACCATCGACAATTCTACAGTCCAGACCTTGGTCACCAACATGGCAAATAGTGGCCATACTTCACGCACCCTACTCATCTCAGACAAGAACCCAGATATTCTTCTTGTGTCCCGGGGCAGTGCTGGCAATGATGACCGTGGAGccgaggatcaagagaccGGCCGTTCCCAGATTCGTGCATATAACATATCGTCTTTCACCAGTGGCTCTGACAAGAAGCCCCAGCCCTATGATTATCTCGATGGCCGTCGACTTGGTTGGGGACTCCGTAACTCGGTAGGCCTAGCAGAGAATCCTGAGACCGGTGGCATCTTCAGTGTCGAGAACTCCGCTGATCAGCTCCACCGCAACGGCGAAGACATTCACAAAGACAATCCTGGTGAAGAGATGAACTTCCACGGCTATCTCAATGGTTCCCGAGAACACCAGGGCGGCAATTATGGCTACCCTCATTGTTACACACTCTGGTCTACTGACGACTTCCCCAATCTTGGCAGTCTCAAAGTTGGCGACCAATTTCCTGCTGATCGTCAGTCTCGTCGAAACAAGGACGATACCAATCCTACTGACAAGGAGTGCAATACGGATTATGTCGCCCCAGTGTTGGCATTCCAAGCTCACACTGCACCGCTCGATATGAAGTTTGACGAGGATGGCAATAATGCCTATGTTTCGTTCCACGGGAGCT GGAACCGTGAACCTCCAGTTGGGTACCAGATTTCTGAGATCGCTTTTGAAGATGGCCAGCCCAAAGACTCCTCACGAAGCAACAGCGCCGCCACACCCATCATCTACAACGAAAAGCTGTCTAACTGCCCAGACGATTGCTTCCGTCCTGTTGGTTTGGCATGGGACCCACAAGGACGATTGTGGTTCAGTTCTGACAAAACCGGTGAGATATTTGTCTTGAATCACAAGAAGGAAGACTCTGGCAGCTCCTCTAAGGGCGACGACagtgatgacgacgatgataaTGACAACTCGGCATTCTCTCTGCGGCCTGGCTCTGCTGCATTGATTGTGACAATGGCGGCTGTCGTCATGGGAGGACTCCTTGCATAA
- the SEC13 gene encoding GTPase-activating protein S13 (BUSCO:33320at5125): MSAQVISNSGHEDMIHDAVLDYYGRRLATCSGDKTIKIFEIEGETQRLVETLKGHEGAVWCVAWAHPKYGNILASAGYDGKVFIWKEQGGQSNGWQRIYDFPLHKASVNIVSWSPHEAGCLLACASSDGNVSVLEFKDNSIDHTTFAAHGLGVNSVSWAPATTPGSIVSSAPGPGATGNRRFVTGGSDNVLKIWAFDPASQTYKQEREPLTGHTDWVRDVAWSPTVLQKSYIASASQDKTVRIWTSDPSNPTQWESKVLPFEAAVWRVSWSLSGNVLAVSGQDNKVSLWKENLRGEWECVKTIEE, encoded by the exons ATG TCGGCGCAAGTTATCTCCAACTCCGGTCATGAGGACATGATT CATGATGCTGTCCTCGACTACTACGGCCGCAGGCTAGCTACATGCTCTGGCGACAAGACGATCAAGATCTTTGAGATTGAAGGCGAGACCCAGCGATTGGTCGAGACTCTGAAGGG TCATGAGGGTGCTGTCTGGTGTGTCGCCTGGGCGCATCCCAAGTACGGCAACATCCTAGCATCGGCTGGCTACGATGGCAAGGTCTTTATCTGGAAGGAGCAGGGTGGACAGAGCAACGGATGGCAGCGAATCTACGACTTTCCTCTACACAAGGCCTCGGTCAACATCGTCTCTTGGTCTCCCCACGAGGCTGGCTGCCTGCTAGCATGCGCTTCTTCCGACGGCAACGTCAGCGTTCTCGAGTTCAAGGACAACAGCATCGACCACACCACCTTTGCCGCTCACGGCCTCGGCGTCAACTCCGTTTCTTGGGCCCCCGCTACAACCCCCGGCAGCATTGTGAGCAGCGCTCCTGGTCCTGGTGCTACTGGTAACCGCCGATTCGTCACTGGCGGTAGCGACAACGTCCTCAAGATCTGGGCCTTTGACCCTGCTTCTCAGACCTACAAGCAGGAGCGTGAGCCCCTGACTGGCCACACTGACTGGGTTCGAGACGTTGCCTGGTCCCCTACCGTCCTCCAGAAATCCTACATCGCCTCCGCCTCCCAGGACAAGACTGTCCGCATCTGGACATCTGATCCTTCAAACCCTACTCAGTGGGAATCCAAGGTTCTTCCTTTCGAGGCGGCTGTATGGCGAGTTAGCTGGTCTCTTAGTGGTAACGTGCTGGCAGTCAGTGGCCAGGACAACAAGGTGTCATTGTGGAAGGAGAACCTACGGGGTGAGTGGGAGTGTGTTAAGACTATTGAGGAATAG
- a CDS encoding hypothetical protein (BUSCO:50335at5125) has translation MADASCSGGTPFKRLIDHQARDVSHHQDRLIDRAGPQGHASFRSTPQHMQGANGFDAFMDGSSTLPGVAQHHHAAGRLAAHAAVLEQGHPHAFHAAQPHFNQAHHSPSVDTSNWAADFSRFANQSQQRQPVQNGFSQAAPQMHQPTPQMNFHSAFMQPNNAFAPMYGQSNGTFMDNTTAPAQEAGFDDEMSKWMATNGGGGMEEVDAMMDKMARELELNDAAVAQAEAERASQETTVEPRLEANPLKLVTDDIGNLSIEAERESILQEPEPEPVETVKTKSEVADAAERLLESVEHEDGEKWKNSVFLSLMRDFRDGRKDIIDNEIRETPENETDIAKDAQ, from the exons ATGGCGGACGCTTCATGTAGCGGGGGTACTCCCTTCAAGCGACTCATCGATCACCAGGCTCGAGATGTCAGTCATCATCAGGACAGGCTCATAGATCGCGCCGGTCCTCAAGGCCATGCT TCCTTCAGATCTACACCACAGCATATGCAAGGCGCGAATGGCTTTGACGCATTCATGGATGGCTCGTCAACCCTTCCGGGGGTTGCCCAGCATCACCACGCAGCAGGAAGGTTAGCAGCCCATGCTGCTGTTCTTGAACAAGGACATCCGCACGCATTCCATGCCGCACAACCACACTTCAACCAAGCGCATCACTCCCCTTCAGTAGATACGAGTAACTGGGCAGCCGACTTCAGCCGCTTCGCGAATCAGTCGCAGCAACGACAACCTGTTCAGAATGGCTTCTCTCAAGCCGCGCCCCAGATGCACCAGCCAACCCCTCAGATGAATTTCCACAGCGCATTCATGCAACCTAACAATGCTTTTGCGCCCATGTACGGCCAGTCCAACGGTACTTTCATGGACAACACCACAGCACCGGCACAAGAAGCTGGTTTTGACGACGAAATGTCTAAATGGATGGCAACCAACGGTGGCGGGGGCATGGAAGAAGTAGACGCCATGATGGATAAGATGGCTCGCGAACTAGAACTCAACGACGCAGCGGTAGCGCAAGCCGAAGCCGAACGCGCCTCCCAAGAAACCACCGTCGAGCCAAGACTAGAAGCGAATCCTCTCAAACTTGTCACTGATGACATCGGCAATCTCTCCATCGAGGCGGAACGAGAGTCTATCCTTCAAGAACCCGAACCCGAACCCGTCGAGACTGTCAAGACAAAGTCCGAGGTCGCAGACGCTGCTGAACGGCTGTTAGAATCAGTCGAGCATGAAGATGGCGAGAAGTGGAAGAACTCTGTatttttgtctcttatgcGAGATTTCCGTGATGGGAGAAAGGATATCATCGACAACGAGATTCGCGAAACACCTGAGAATGAGACAGATATTGCGAAAGATGCTCAGTGA
- a CDS encoding hypothetical protein (TransMembrane:1 (i368-395o)~BUSCO:18744at5125): MDPNDSKISAASRRSSTRRSRSLRLSAGSAVVEDDYDLNAMMVADGFRPTDTTTSSNTNPTPNSSTHHEPSLSPTESFSQPTTSAKSSEASIAPRSSSEITPAIRNRPSSISKPHRNHDSLALRNDGTTMADRSHVRNNPSLSSDAPVIRAESPYTGPSGPSHPYNMYPQRTMSMATTSTAANAIIPDDRPYQGAQGPAHPYALYTQNTTSGESSSQSIPVGFNGLGTTYQRQIGPDGEEAGDLVGPLGHTEELPPYTRYPDNAYVPRPTAQAPVSPVSPVSEPSSPIREGPGAQIPGAGGIGIATRDPEFSSTDDDLALPRTRPSMRSANSSDNSSHDINSAAAGISEKPPVNKWQRRAKKKLCGIVPYWAICLLFVGLVLMGIIMGAVIGTMLTKNHPPPPPDIDDNKYLSPPTPTTYDPEILTAIPTDLPPMATGRFALPNIDPSPQGYSACFNDTTQSSAWSCDIVYPLWSIQVLEDSDPKNESAISYNLTLRAIDDDKYPFPWGAQPPSINTVAMKLVNDTTDVARGPAWWLRTTYNKTVIVSDKKLGELEKRGWDEDGGDYEDYNSFHRFKNKPMNAKVGERPWICTWPNTVIEFFIYPNETATGYHPTPTTNDGVATTTENSYATETTAWDAWKLPVYPHVYKMMERRFLWDEDSVATCTQYEITGDGTNSTALIRNGTRITITIQEDEDEDFISGLELTWTGKGKRDLPQLMRRTSPALTDCACIWKSQ, translated from the exons ATGGATCCCAACGACAGCAAGATCTCTGCCGCCTCGCGTCGCTCTTCGACCCGACGATCGCGCTCCCTTAGGTTATCAGCTGGCAGTGCTGTTGTCGAAGATGACTACGACCTCAATGCCATGATGGTGGCGGACGGATTCCGACCCACTGATACTACCACCTCTTCAAACACGAACCCGACACCAAACTCGAGTACTCACCATGAACCTTCATTGTCCCCGACCGAGTCTTTCTCTCAGCCAACAACCTCCGCAAAGTCATCCGAGGCATCTATCGCGCCCCGTTCATCATCAGAGATCACACCTGCTATTCGAAACCGACCTTCCAGTATCTCAAAACCGCACCGAAACCACGACTCTCTTGCTCTCCGAAATGATGGCACGACCATGGCTGATAGATCTCATGTGCGAAACAACCCTAGCCTATCATCAGACGCCCCTGTCATCCGTGCTGAAAGCCCTTATACTGGCCCATCTGGTCCATCACACCCATACAACATGTACCCCCAGCGAACAATGAGTATGGCCACTACCTCAACCGCCGCCAATGCTATCATACCAGATGATAGGCCTTATCAAGGAGCTCAGGGTCCAGCGCACCCATATGCGCTTTATACGCAAAACACCACTTCCGGCGAGAGTAGCAGTCAATCAATCCCAGTAGGGTTCAACGGTTTGGGGACAACATACCAACGGCAAATAGGACCAGATGGAGAAGAGGCAGGAGATTTAGTAGGCCCTTTGGGTCACACAGAAGAGCTACCGCCTTATACAAGATACCCGGACAACGCTTATGTGCCCAGGCCCACTGCACAAGCACCGGTTTCCCCAGTATCTCCCGTGTCAGAACCATCCTCACCAATTAGAGAAGGACCAGGTGCTCAAATACCCGGTGCTGGTGGAATTGGAATCGCAACTCGTGACCCCGAGTTCTCTTCGACTGATGACGACCTGGCTTTGCCAAGAACCCGACCCTCTATGAGAAGCGCGAACTCTTCAGACAACAGTTCACACGACATCAACAGTGCTGCCGCTGGAATTTCCGAGAAACCTCCCGTCAACAAATGGCAACGGCGGgctaagaagaagctatGCGGGATCGTGCCTTACTGGGCCATCTGTCTCCTGTTTGTTGGTCTTGTTCTGATGGGGATTATCATGGGTGCTGTTATTGGGACGATGCTTACTAAAAATCACCCACCTCCGCCCCCTGATATTGACGA CAACAAATATTTATCACCTCCTACTCCAACAACATACGACCCTGAAATCTTGACAGCTATACCCACTGATCTACCACCCATGGCAACAGGCCGTTTTGCCCTTCCCAACATTGACCCTAGCCCCCAGGGGTATAGTGCTTGCTTCAACGATACAACACAATCATCAGCTTGGTCCTGCGATATCGTTTATCCCCTCTGGTCGATACAGGTTTTGGAAGATTCGGACCCCAAGAACGAATCCGCGATCTCCTACAACCTGACGCTCAGGGCTATTGACGATGACAAATACCCATTTCCGTGGGGTGCCCAACCCCCAAGCATTAATACGGTTGCTATGAAGCTGGTCAACGATACAACTGACGTTGCACGCGGTCCTGCTTGGTGGTTAAGGACAACATATAACAAAACCGTCATTGTATCAGACAAGAAGCTTGGCGAGTTAGAGAAGCGAGGttgggatgaagatggaggtgATTACGAAGATTACAATTCATTCCATCGATTCAAGAACAAGCCAATGAATGCCAAGGTGGGCGAGCGACCTTGGATTTGTACCTGGCCAAACACCGTGATCGAATTCTTCATTTATCCCAACGAAACCGCCACTGGATACCACCCAACCCCGACAACAAACGACGGTGTTGCTACTACGACAGAGAACAGCTATGCGACGGAAACAACCGCTTGGGATGCTTGGAAACTTCCCGTCTACCCTCATGTCTACAAGATGATGGAGCGCCGCTTTCTCTGGGACGAAGATTCGGTAGCCACATGCACTCAATACGAAATTACAGGCGACGGAACCAACTCAACGGCGCTTATAAGGAATGGCACAAGAATCACAATAACTATCCaggaagatgaggacgaggactTCATCTCAGGGCTAGAGCTCACATGGACAGGAAAGGGCAAGCGAGATCTCCCACAACTAATGAGACGGACAAGTCCAGCACTTACCGATTGCGCTTGCATATGGAAATCTCAATAG